A portion of the Aquamicrobium lusatiense genome contains these proteins:
- a CDS encoding phosphoenolpyruvate carboxylase: MDQINSLSQSEDARSLLFRLLVSVVREREPAVAQVLIGRTAIDELQPHERIPALQATGIWFQLTAIANELLAMRARREAEKQGGADEVVGSFANVIGEIAAAGYPAEKIQAALDGLLVGPTMTAHPTEAKRVTILEIHRRIYRKLTELEQQRWAPRERAQYIDDLRGEIELLWMSGELRLERPSVAHEIAWGLHFFREVIFEATHKLYETVEEALATHYPGNALPVPSFMRYASWIGGDRDGHPDVTAEVTAYALGECRRAALDWYISRLGRLVAMLSVSARVVDIPDDFRASLDEALERSGDAAAIAARNSDEPFRQFCAAMLERLLATRGERAGTPYLRAEAFACDLRVLESALAKVGGRQAARRFVRPLIRQVETFGFRTVSLDIRQNSTVVNRVLAELFGLIDPACAPQPGSAQWSERIRAALNSGERPEIDRAALSPEATEMLDLLAVIREARAGYNDGAVGAFILSMTQSRDDLLAVYLLAQYCGLATAPDGSGTIALKVVPLFETIADLRAAPEILDQLLNVSIVSRSVRDHGNCQEVMLGYSDSNKDGGFLASNWELSKAQRQIADLATKRKIRIGFFHGRGGSVSRGGAPTGRAIAAQPAGTVGGIMRVTEQGEVVSSKFANRGTGLYQLEILAASVFAHSVKSRDEEELKAVPEYTEALEALTGMSQASYVGLVGEPGFIDYFNQASPVEELALLKIGSRPARRFGARGLSDLRAIPWVFAWSQNRHLLTGWYGIGSALNSFVSVRGDAGLELLQTMFERFRFFRLVVDEVDKVLYQTDMEIARLYAELVQDREVADRIHAKIAAEFALTCQMIARVNDGRALPERFPAFKRDFDRVRPQMDSIHRLQVQLLREVRAGNAPKRAVNSLLLSINCISAGLGWTG, from the coding sequence TTGGACCAGATCAACAGCCTAAGCCAGTCTGAAGATGCCAGGAGCCTGCTGTTCAGGCTGCTCGTATCGGTGGTCCGCGAGCGCGAGCCCGCGGTGGCTCAGGTGCTCATCGGACGCACCGCCATCGACGAGTTGCAGCCCCATGAACGCATCCCCGCGCTTCAGGCAACCGGGATCTGGTTCCAGCTCACCGCAATCGCCAATGAGCTTCTGGCCATGCGCGCCCGCCGGGAAGCGGAAAAGCAGGGCGGCGCTGATGAAGTGGTGGGGTCCTTCGCCAACGTGATCGGCGAGATCGCCGCTGCCGGCTACCCTGCGGAGAAGATACAGGCAGCACTCGATGGCCTGCTCGTCGGCCCGACGATGACCGCCCATCCCACCGAGGCCAAGCGCGTCACCATTCTGGAAATCCACCGGCGCATCTATCGTAAACTCACCGAACTGGAACAGCAGAGATGGGCGCCGCGCGAACGCGCCCAGTACATCGATGATCTGCGGGGCGAGATCGAACTTCTGTGGATGTCGGGCGAGCTGCGCCTCGAGCGGCCTTCGGTGGCGCATGAGATCGCGTGGGGACTGCATTTCTTCCGGGAAGTGATCTTCGAGGCCACGCACAAACTTTATGAAACGGTTGAGGAAGCGCTGGCGACCCATTATCCGGGAAACGCCCTGCCCGTACCGTCCTTCATGCGCTATGCATCATGGATCGGTGGCGACCGTGACGGGCATCCCGATGTGACGGCAGAAGTCACCGCTTATGCACTTGGCGAATGTCGCCGCGCCGCCCTCGACTGGTACATTTCGCGGCTCGGCCGTCTTGTGGCGATGCTGAGCGTCAGCGCCAGAGTGGTGGACATTCCCGATGATTTTCGCGCCAGCCTCGATGAGGCTCTGGAGCGCAGCGGCGATGCCGCAGCCATCGCGGCGCGAAATTCGGACGAGCCTTTCCGCCAGTTCTGCGCAGCCATGCTGGAACGGCTTCTGGCCACCCGCGGCGAGCGGGCAGGCACGCCCTACCTGCGCGCGGAAGCCTTCGCCTGCGATCTGCGGGTGCTGGAAAGCGCGCTCGCCAAAGTGGGAGGCAGACAGGCGGCGCGCCGTTTCGTGCGCCCTCTGATACGGCAGGTCGAAACCTTCGGTTTCCGTACGGTTTCGCTCGACATCCGGCAGAACTCGACGGTCGTCAACCGGGTTCTGGCCGAGCTGTTCGGCCTCATCGATCCGGCCTGCGCGCCGCAACCCGGCAGCGCGCAGTGGAGCGAACGCATCCGCGCAGCACTTAACAGCGGCGAGCGTCCCGAAATCGACCGCGCCGCCCTGTCGCCCGAGGCGACCGAGATGCTCGACCTGCTGGCCGTCATCCGCGAGGCCCGCGCCGGCTACAATGACGGTGCGGTCGGCGCCTTTATCCTCAGCATGACGCAATCGCGCGACGACCTGCTGGCCGTTTACCTGCTGGCGCAATATTGCGGGCTGGCGACCGCACCGGACGGCAGCGGCACCATCGCGCTCAAGGTCGTGCCGCTGTTCGAGACCATCGCGGATTTGCGGGCGGCCCCGGAAATTCTCGACCAGCTCCTGAATGTGTCGATCGTCAGCCGTTCGGTGCGCGATCACGGCAATTGCCAGGAGGTGATGCTCGGCTATTCGGATTCCAACAAGGATGGCGGTTTTCTGGCCTCCAACTGGGAACTCAGCAAGGCGCAGAGGCAGATCGCGGACCTCGCCACGAAGCGCAAGATCAGGATCGGCTTCTTTCATGGCCGGGGTGGATCGGTCAGCCGGGGCGGCGCCCCGACAGGGCGCGCCATCGCCGCGCAGCCAGCCGGCACGGTGGGCGGCATCATGCGCGTCACCGAACAGGGAGAGGTCGTCTCCTCCAAATTCGCCAATCGCGGCACCGGCCTCTATCAGCTCGAAATCCTCGCCGCCAGCGTCTTCGCTCACAGCGTCAAATCCCGCGACGAGGAGGAGCTTAAGGCCGTACCCGAATACACCGAGGCGCTGGAGGCACTGACGGGCATGTCGCAGGCCTCCTATGTAGGCCTCGTCGGGGAGCCCGGCTTCATCGACTACTTCAATCAGGCAAGCCCGGTGGAGGAACTGGCGCTTCTGAAGATCGGCTCGCGGCCTGCCCGGCGCTTCGGCGCGCGCGGCCTGTCCGATCTGCGCGCCATTCCGTGGGTGTTCGCCTGGAGCCAGAACCGCCATCTGCTCACCGGCTGGTACGGAATAGGCAGCGCCCTCAATTCCTTCGTATCGGTGCGCGGCGATGCCGGGCTGGAACTTCTGCAAACCATGTTCGAGCGGTTCCGCTTCTTCCGGCTGGTCGTCGATGAGGTCGACAAGGTGCTCTACCAGACCGACATGGAGATCGCCCGGCTCTATGCCGAGCTGGTGCAGGACCGCGAGGTCGCGGACCGCATTCATGCCAAGATCGCCGCCGAATTCGCGCTGACCTGCCAGATGATCGCCCGGGTCAATGACGGCAGGGCGCTGCCGGAGCGCTTCCCCGCCTTCAAGCGGGATTTCGACCGCGTCCGGCCGCAGATGGACAGCATTCACCGGCTTCAGGTGCAGCTCCTGCGCGAAGTGCGCGCGGGCAATGCGCCGAAACGGGCGGTCAATTCGCTGCTTTTGTCGATCAACTGCATATCGGCCGGTCTGGGATGGACCGGCTGA
- a CDS encoding glycerate kinase type-2 family protein, with the protein MKATASASDLIALRRQALDLFRGGVSASDPEKAVSEALEQRRHMIDAARRVVLIAFGKAACPMVQGALPFLSGKLHAACAVTNPENMVQLDDRVMVMAGGHPLPDENSLQAAHVIEQLAESVRPGDLLLVLVSGGGSALVCAPAPGIALADKIALSDALIRSGAGICEINTVRQVFSRLKGGRLAGLARQAKVLSLILSDVPGDDVSTIASGPTARPRAGDARAVLEKHGLTDALPVTMRKHLQSTARRTTAKAAHFNHVENVVIGGNGISLKKVMECAGSLFPAVVKANDWLCGDVADAASVLHRMALYAARENGPIAIIAGGEPTVRVNGNGTGGRNQELALRFAVLEEGARIGRPWVFLSGATDGRDGPTDAAGGIVDAGSTEWMRQFGCDPDAHLANNDSYPALAASGDLLLTGGTGTNVADLQILLMR; encoded by the coding sequence ATGAAAGCCACCGCATCCGCCTCCGACCTGATCGCACTGCGCCGGCAGGCGCTGGACCTGTTTCGCGGTGGCGTCAGCGCCTCTGACCCCGAAAAGGCCGTGTCTGAAGCGCTTGAACAGCGCAGGCACATGATCGATGCGGCCCGCCGCGTCGTCCTGATCGCCTTTGGCAAGGCGGCCTGCCCGATGGTGCAGGGCGCCCTGCCCTTTCTCTCCGGCAAACTGCATGCAGCCTGCGCCGTGACCAATCCGGAAAACATGGTGCAGCTCGACGACCGCGTGATGGTCATGGCCGGCGGCCACCCGCTGCCGGATGAAAACAGCCTTCAGGCAGCGCATGTGATCGAGCAGCTTGCGGAATCGGTGCGCCCGGGCGACCTGCTTCTGGTGCTCGTCAGCGGCGGCGGCTCCGCGCTTGTGTGCGCACCAGCGCCGGGAATAGCGCTTGCCGACAAGATCGCCCTCAGCGACGCGCTGATCCGCTCCGGCGCCGGCATCTGCGAGATCAACACGGTGCGGCAGGTCTTTTCCCGCCTCAAGGGCGGGCGCCTCGCCGGACTGGCGCGTCAGGCAAAGGTGCTTTCCCTGATCCTGTCCGACGTGCCGGGCGACGACGTTTCCACCATCGCCAGCGGCCCGACGGCGAGACCGCGTGCCGGGGACGCCCGCGCAGTCCTCGAAAAACACGGGCTGACCGACGCGCTGCCGGTAACGATGCGAAAGCATCTTCAGAGCACGGCCCGCCGGACGACAGCAAAAGCAGCGCATTTCAATCATGTCGAGAACGTCGTCATCGGCGGCAACGGCATCAGCCTGAAGAAGGTGATGGAATGTGCCGGCTCGCTCTTCCCGGCCGTGGTCAAGGCCAATGACTGGCTGTGCGGCGACGTGGCCGATGCCGCTTCCGTGCTGCACAGGATGGCGCTTTATGCAGCCCGCGAAAACGGTCCCATCGCCATCATTGCCGGTGGCGAGCCTACCGTGCGGGTGAACGGCAATGGCACGGGCGGCCGCAATCAGGAACTGGCGCTGCGGTTCGCCGTGCTGGAGGAAGGTGCGCGCATCGGGCGCCCCTGGGTGTTCCTGTCCGGCGCCACGGACGGGCGCGACGGCCCCACCGATGCGGCGGGTGGCATTGTCGATGCCGGATCCACGGAATGGATGCGGCAGTTCGGCTGCGACCCGGACGCGCATCTGGCCAACAATGATTCCTACCCGGCGCTCGCAGCGTCGGGCGATCTTCTGCTGACAGGCGGCACCGGCACCAATGTCGCCGACCTGCAGATCCTGCTCATGCGGTAG
- a CDS encoding 2-hydroxyacid dehydrogenase: MKPRIIVTRRWPATVEKVLSEQFETTFNTSDVPLTQDQLRTAFAEYDAILPTVSDSLPAAAFPEGTACTRLLGNFGVGFSHIDTEAARRLGITVTNTPGVLTDCTADIAMTLLLGVARRAGEGERELRSGNWTGWRPTHMIGSRVSGKTIGIIGMGRIGKATARRAHFGFGMDVVFYNRSKVDDDETRIMAARQLPTIEDVLAEADFVSLHCPGGAANRHLMDGRRLAAMKRGAFLINTARGDVVDQQALIAALQSGTIAGAGLDVFDGEPAVPEALRRMENVMLLPHLGSATEETRVAMGMKVVENAVAFFEGRDVPDRVA, translated from the coding sequence ATGAAACCACGCATTATCGTCACCAGACGCTGGCCGGCGACTGTCGAGAAGGTTCTTTCGGAGCAATTCGAAACCACCTTCAACACATCCGACGTGCCGCTTACGCAGGACCAGCTGCGCACCGCCTTCGCCGAATATGACGCCATCCTGCCCACGGTGAGCGACAGCCTGCCGGCTGCCGCTTTCCCGGAGGGGACGGCGTGCACGCGCCTTCTCGGCAATTTCGGTGTTGGTTTCAGCCACATCGACACCGAAGCGGCCCGCCGGCTGGGCATCACCGTCACCAACACGCCGGGCGTGCTGACCGACTGCACCGCCGACATCGCCATGACACTGCTGCTCGGCGTGGCGCGCCGGGCCGGCGAAGGCGAGCGCGAATTGCGTTCCGGCAACTGGACCGGCTGGCGGCCGACCCACATGATCGGCAGCCGGGTGTCTGGCAAGACCATCGGCATCATCGGCATGGGGCGGATCGGCAAGGCGACCGCACGGCGCGCCCATTTCGGCTTCGGCATGGATGTGGTGTTCTACAACCGCTCGAAGGTCGATGACGACGAAACCCGCATCATGGCCGCGCGGCAATTGCCCACGATCGAGGACGTTCTGGCAGAAGCCGATTTCGTCTCGCTGCATTGTCCGGGCGGCGCGGCAAACAGGCATCTCATGGACGGCCGCCGCCTTGCTGCCATGAAGCGCGGTGCCTTCCTCATCAACACCGCTCGCGGCGATGTCGTCGATCAGCAGGCGCTGATCGCGGCACTTCAGTCAGGCACCATCGCCGGTGCGGGTCTCGATGTGTTCGATGGCGAGCCGGCTGTTCCGGAAGCCCTCAGGCGCATGGAAAACGTGATGCTGTTGCCGCATCTGGGCAGCGCGACGGAGGAAACGCGCGTGGCGATGGGCATGAAGGTGGTGGAAAATGCCGTCGCCTTCTTCGAAGGTCGCGACGTACCGGACCGGGTGGCGTGA